A window of Polaribacter litorisediminis contains these coding sequences:
- the lon gene encoding endopeptidase La, with the protein MTDIQYMSKTKVIKLDSLSFQNIMNEDSELIPLMTPEDEEIINKETVPKILPILPLRNTVLFPGVVIPITAGRDKSIQLIKDANKGDKIIGVVSQRNEDEEDPLLKDLNTTGVVAQILRVLKMPDGNTTVIIQGKKRFEIDEIIQDEPYLKATVKESFEDRNVEDLKEFEAIIDSIKEQALEVIKENPMLPSEASFAIKNIQSNSFLVNFIASNMDLSVMQKQVILEKDNLKDRALLTLKNLNKELQKLKLKNDIQSKTREDLDQQQRDYYLNQQLKTIQEELGGVSNDQELEEMRKQSKTKKWTEEVGDTFEKELSRLKRMNPQAAEYGVQRSYLELMLELPWGVFSEDKFDLKFATKVLNRDHFGLEKVKERIIEHLAVLKLRNDMKSPILCLYGPPGVGKTSLGKSVAEALGRKYVRMSLGGLRDEAEIRGHRKTYIGAMPGRLIQNLKKAGTSNPVFVLDEIDKLGQSHQGDPSSAMLEVLDPEQNESFYDNYLEVGYDLSKVLFIATANNLGQIPWALRDRMEIINVTGYTIEEKVEIAKRHLLPKQLKEHGLTVKDLKLGKKQIEQIVEGYTRESGVRGLEKQIAKVVRFAAKSIALEEEYDITISSEKIEAILGTPRNRDKFESNEVAGVVTGLAWTSVGGDILFIESILSKGKGTLSITGNLGNVMKESATIALQYIKSNAEEFGIKPQTMEKYNVHIHVPEGATPKDGPSAGITMLTSLVSSFTQRKVKNKLAMTGEITLRGKVLPVGGIKEKILAAKRANIKEIILCDDNKKDILEIKESYLKGLTFHYVSDMKQVIELALTKQKVKNAKKLV; encoded by the coding sequence ATGACAGATATACAATATATGAGCAAAACAAAAGTTATAAAGTTAGACAGTTTGTCTTTTCAAAATATTATGAATGAAGATTCAGAATTAATTCCTTTAATGACACCAGAGGATGAAGAAATTATCAATAAAGAAACTGTTCCGAAAATATTACCAATTCTTCCTTTAAGGAATACGGTTTTATTTCCAGGAGTCGTTATACCTATAACGGCAGGAAGAGATAAATCAATTCAATTGATTAAAGATGCTAATAAAGGCGATAAAATTATTGGAGTTGTTTCGCAACGTAATGAAGATGAGGAAGATCCTTTGTTAAAAGATCTCAATACAACAGGAGTTGTAGCGCAAATTTTACGTGTTTTAAAAATGCCAGATGGTAATACAACTGTAATTATTCAAGGTAAAAAACGTTTCGAAATTGATGAAATTATTCAAGATGAACCTTATCTAAAAGCGACAGTAAAAGAGTCGTTTGAAGACAGAAACGTAGAAGATTTAAAAGAATTTGAAGCGATTATAGATTCTATAAAAGAACAGGCCTTAGAAGTAATTAAGGAAAACCCGATGTTACCATCAGAGGCTTCTTTTGCAATTAAAAATATTCAATCGAATTCGTTTTTGGTCAATTTTATTGCTTCAAATATGGATTTATCAGTAATGCAAAAACAAGTTATTTTAGAAAAAGACAATCTAAAAGACCGTGCATTATTAACGCTTAAAAATTTAAATAAAGAGCTTCAGAAATTAAAATTAAAGAATGATATTCAGTCTAAAACTCGTGAAGATTTAGATCAGCAACAGCGCGATTATTATTTAAATCAGCAATTAAAAACGATTCAAGAAGAATTGGGTGGTGTTTCTAACGATCAAGAATTGGAGGAAATGCGCAAGCAATCTAAAACTAAAAAGTGGACCGAAGAAGTTGGTGATACTTTTGAAAAAGAGCTGAGTCGTCTTAAAAGAATGAATCCGCAAGCCGCAGAATATGGTGTACAAAGAAGCTATTTAGAGTTGATGTTAGAGTTGCCTTGGGGTGTTTTTTCTGAAGATAAATTCGACTTAAAATTTGCAACCAAAGTTTTAAATAGAGACCATTTCGGCTTGGAAAAAGTTAAAGAAAGAATTATAGAGCATTTGGCTGTTTTAAAGTTGAGGAATGACATGAAATCGCCAATACTATGTTTATATGGTCCTCCAGGAGTTGGTAAAACTTCACTTGGAAAATCTGTTGCAGAGGCATTAGGACGAAAATATGTAAGGATGTCTTTAGGTGGTTTGCGTGACGAAGCAGAAATTAGAGGACACCGAAAAACCTATATTGGTGCTATGCCAGGGCGTTTAATTCAGAACTTGAAAAAAGCGGGCACTTCAAACCCAGTTTTTGTATTAGATGAAATTGATAAACTTGGACAAAGCCACCAAGGAGATCCGTCTTCGGCAATGTTAGAAGTTTTAGACCCAGAACAAAATGAGTCTTTTTATGATAATTATTTAGAAGTTGGGTACGATTTATCTAAAGTACTTTTTATCGCAACTGCAAATAATTTAGGTCAAATTCCTTGGGCATTGAGAGATCGAATGGAAATCATTAATGTTACCGGTTATACGATTGAAGAAAAAGTTGAAATTGCAAAAAGACACTTACTGCCAAAACAGTTAAAGGAACATGGCTTAACAGTTAAAGATTTAAAATTAGGTAAAAAGCAAATAGAACAAATTGTTGAAGGCTATACGCGCGAATCTGGTGTTCGTGGTTTAGAAAAACAAATTGCAAAAGTAGTTCGTTTTGCGGCGAAAAGTATCGCGCTAGAGGAGGAATACGACATTACAATATCATCAGAAAAAATAGAAGCTATTTTAGGAACACCAAGAAACAGAGATAAATTTGAAAGTAATGAGGTAGCAGGTGTGGTTACTGGCTTGGCTTGGACGAGCGTGGGTGGCGATATTTTATTTATAGAATCGATCTTATCTAAAGGAAAAGGAACACTTTCTATTACTGGTAATTTAGGAAATGTCATGAAAGAGTCTGCAACCATTGCCTTACAATATATAAAATCGAACGCAGAGGAATTTGGTATTAAACCACAAACGATGGAAAAGTACAATGTTCATATTCATGTGCCTGAAGGTGCGACACCAAAAGACGGGCCAAGTGCAGGTATTACCATGTTAACTTCCTTAGTTTCATCGTTTACACAACGTAAAGTAAAAAATAAATTAGCCATGACTGGTGAAATTACTTTGCGTGGAAAGGTGTTGCCTGTAGGCGGCATTAAAGAAAAAATATTAGCGGCAAAAAGAGCAAATATTAAAGAAATAATTTTGTGTGACGACAACAAAAAAGATATTCTTGAAATAAAAGAAAGCTATTTAAAAGGTTTAACGTTTCACTATGTTTCTGATATGAAACAGGTAATTGAATTGGCACTGACCAAGCAAAAAGTAAAAAATGCTAAGAAGTTAGTGTAA
- a CDS encoding Crp/Fnr family transcriptional regulator, which yields MKNLLNFINNFHVLPKESYQKFSKLTRIKKFSNNHILAKYGEIPQDLFILKSGIVRSYYTDEKGKEYIRSLFTPFSATGALGALILDKSSDVSYSCLTECELYAINFKKLKQLALEDKDIAYMYASALESVFLLLESRIYDLTILDATMRYKKLKRVIPNIENLIPQYHIASFLNITPVQLSRIRKKLYTI from the coding sequence ATGAAAAACTTGCTTAATTTTATTAATAACTTTCATGTTTTACCTAAAGAATCTTATCAGAAATTTTCAAAGCTTACACGAATAAAAAAATTTTCTAATAACCATATATTAGCAAAGTATGGAGAAATACCACAAGACCTTTTTATTCTTAAAAGCGGGATTGTAAGATCTTATTATACTGATGAAAAAGGCAAAGAATATATAAGAAGTCTATTTACGCCTTTTAGTGCTACGGGTGCTTTAGGCGCTTTAATTTTAGACAAGTCTTCTGATGTTTCTTATAGTTGTTTAACTGAATGTGAGTTATATGCCATCAATTTTAAAAAACTAAAACAACTTGCCTTAGAGGATAAAGATATTGCATACATGTACGCAAGCGCTTTAGAAAGTGTATTCTTATTGCTTGAATCAAGGATATATGACTTAACTATTTTAGATGCAACAATGCGATATAAAAAATTAAAAAGGGTAATTCCTAACATAGAAAATTTAATACCTCAATATCACATTGCTTCTTTTCTAAATATTACGCCCGTTCAATTAAGTAGAATTCGCAAAAAATTATATACTATCTAA
- a CDS encoding WbqC family protein, whose amino-acid sequence MALFIPTYFSPISQYSEIVKSDTVVFEMEDNFQKQSYRNRCYIYNSNGKQLLSIPVKHPLKSARKKTKDTLIENDFPWQDQHFKSLQIAYRTSPFFDLLEDDIAPIFEKKYKYLQDINIDSYLFITDALQLNSDFSKTDNYKLETQKNDYRFLADRKHQPKKTTEKYIQMFDDKHGFIENLSILDLLFMEGPNALSFL is encoded by the coding sequence ATGGCATTATTTATTCCTACTTATTTTTCTCCTATTTCTCAATATTCAGAGATTGTAAAATCGGATACTGTAGTTTTTGAAATGGAAGATAATTTTCAGAAACAAAGTTACCGAAATCGTTGTTACATCTACAATTCAAACGGAAAACAATTGTTGAGTATTCCAGTAAAACATCCATTGAAATCAGCTAGAAAGAAAACAAAAGACACGTTAATTGAGAACGACTTTCCTTGGCAAGATCAACATTTTAAATCTTTACAAATCGCTTATAGAACTTCTCCTTTTTTTGATCTTCTTGAAGATGATATCGCTCCTATTTTCGAAAAAAAATACAAATATCTTCAAGATATTAATATCGATAGTTACTTATTTATTACAGATGCACTTCAACTAAATTCAGACTTCTCTAAAACTGATAATTATAAATTGGAAACCCAAAAAAATGATTACAGATTTTTAGCCGATAGAAAACATCAACCTAAAAAAACAACGGAAAAATATATACAAATGTTTGATGACAAGCATGGTTTTATTGAAAATCTTTCTATTTTAGACCTATTATTTATGGAAGGCCCCAATGCGTTAAGTTTTCTATAG
- the lepB gene encoding signal peptidase I produces MTYLQWFIFFLVIQVIHFLGTWKLYVKAGRKAWEAAIPIYNGIVLMQIINRPKWWIVLLFIPIVNLLMFPVIWIETIRTFGFYKKLDSLLVIATLGLYIFYINYATDAAYRADRSLKPRSELGEWVSSITFAIIAATLVHTYFMQPFTIPTSSLEKSLLVGDYLFVSKFHYGARVPSTVIAAPMVHDSLPFTGTASYLKKPQLPYTRLPGLQQIKNNDIVCFNWPADTLATMWGDTSGKFTYKPVDKKTNYVKRSVGIAGDSLEIRDGYVYINGVKNDLPYRAKLQFYYTFECKQPISQSTFPKFLLDKERTGVYKILTEYWENDKVQEAIKKNGSLSKIGQDSLYTEVAGGVNPEFAQRLKMINVDTKININMTDEEVARLKKYPLTASVKKVNHAPDNAIFPHIESNQWSQDNFGPIYIPKAGATVKLDKKSLPYYEQIIKNYENNDLVINGDAIFINGEKVDSYTFKQDYYWLVGDNRHNSLDARYWGYVPFDHVLGKPVMIWFSWDADAPSFGVKLKSIRWDRMFTTVHGDGEPVSYRYFVFALIALYIGWSFFKGKKKVKK; encoded by the coding sequence ATGACATATTTACAATGGTTTATCTTCTTTCTAGTTATTCAAGTTATTCATTTTTTAGGCACTTGGAAACTCTATGTAAAAGCGGGCAGAAAAGCTTGGGAAGCTGCGATACCAATTTATAACGGAATCGTTTTAATGCAAATTATAAATCGACCTAAATGGTGGATTGTTTTACTTTTTATACCGATTGTAAACTTGTTAATGTTCCCAGTAATTTGGATAGAAACAATCAGAACTTTTGGTTTTTACAAAAAACTAGATTCACTTTTAGTCATCGCAACTTTAGGCTTGTATATTTTCTATATCAACTATGCAACAGATGCAGCCTACAGAGCCGATAGAAGTTTAAAACCTCGTTCAGAATTAGGTGAATGGGTTAGTTCTATTACCTTTGCAATCATTGCTGCTACGCTAGTACACACTTATTTTATGCAACCTTTTACCATTCCTACATCCTCTTTAGAGAAATCTTTATTAGTGGGAGATTATTTATTCGTAAGCAAATTTCATTATGGTGCCAGAGTACCCTCTACAGTAATTGCTGCGCCGATGGTGCATGATTCGCTGCCTTTTACGGGAACAGCTTCGTATCTTAAAAAACCACAATTACCTTATACACGATTGCCCGGTTTACAACAAATTAAGAATAATGATATTGTCTGTTTTAACTGGCCTGCCGATACTTTAGCCACAATGTGGGGAGATACTTCAGGAAAATTTACTTATAAACCCGTCGATAAAAAAACGAATTATGTAAAACGTTCTGTTGGTATAGCTGGAGATTCTTTAGAAATTAGAGATGGTTATGTTTACATAAACGGCGTAAAGAACGATTTACCCTACAGAGCAAAATTACAATTTTACTATACTTTTGAGTGCAAACAACCTATTAGCCAAAGTACTTTTCCTAAATTTTTATTAGATAAAGAACGAACAGGCGTCTATAAAATTTTGACTGAATATTGGGAAAATGACAAAGTACAAGAGGCTATAAAAAAGAACGGAAGCCTTTCTAAAATTGGTCAAGATTCCTTATATACAGAAGTTGCTGGTGGTGTAAACCCTGAGTTTGCACAACGTTTAAAAATGATTAATGTTGATACTAAAATCAATATTAATATGACAGATGAAGAAGTTGCTCGACTTAAAAAATATCCTTTAACCGCATCTGTTAAAAAAGTAAATCATGCGCCTGATAATGCTATTTTTCCGCATATAGAAAGTAATCAATGGAGCCAAGATAATTTTGGTCCAATTTATATTCCGAAAGCTGGCGCTACTGTAAAATTAGACAAAAAATCCTTACCTTATTACGAGCAGATTATTAAAAATTATGAAAATAATGATTTAGTAATCAATGGAGATGCTATTTTTATCAACGGAGAAAAAGTAGATTCTTACACCTTTAAACAAGATTATTACTGGCTAGTTGGAGATAACAGACACAACTCTCTAGATGCTCGTTATTGGGGGTATGTTCCTTTTGATCATGTGCTAGGAAAGCCTGTAATGATATGGTTTAGTTGGGATGCTGATGCACCTTCTTTTGGTGTAAAGTTAAAATCGATTCGATGGGATAGAATGTTTACCACCGTTCATGGAGATGGAGAACCAGTTTCTTATAGATATTTTGTCTTTGCCTTGATAGCTCTTTATATTGGTTGGAGTTTTTTTAAAGGGAAAAAGAAAGTTAAGAAATAG
- the dapB gene encoding 4-hydroxy-tetrahydrodipicolinate reductase, whose translation MKIALLGYGRMGKEIEKIAISRGHEIVIKKDVDDTIDITLADVAIDFSVPNSAFNNISNCIQHNVPVISGTTGWLDRYEDAVALCKEKKGAFIYASNYSVGVNIFFELNKQLAKMMSNLKDYNISMEEIHHVKKLDAPSGTAITLAEGIIANSSKTAWELDKISSEEHIPIMAKRIPDVPGTHTVWYNSEVDTIEIKHTAHNRKGFALGAVIAAEWILDKTGIFSMKDVLNIG comes from the coding sequence ATGAAAATTGCACTTTTAGGCTACGGAAGAATGGGAAAAGAGATTGAAAAAATCGCAATTTCCAGAGGTCATGAAATAGTGATTAAAAAAGATGTTGATGACACCATTGACATTACGCTAGCAGACGTAGCGATTGATTTTAGCGTTCCTAATTCAGCTTTCAATAATATTTCTAATTGCATACAGCATAATGTTCCTGTAATTTCTGGAACAACGGGTTGGTTAGACAGATATGAAGACGCTGTTGCGCTGTGTAAAGAAAAAAAAGGAGCTTTTATCTACGCCTCAAATTATAGTGTGGGTGTTAATATCTTTTTTGAACTAAACAAACAGTTGGCAAAAATGATGAGTAATCTAAAAGATTATAACATTTCTATGGAAGAAATTCATCACGTAAAAAAGTTAGATGCTCCAAGTGGCACAGCAATTACTTTAGCAGAAGGAATTATTGCAAACTCTTCTAAAACCGCATGGGAGTTAGATAAAATTTCATCCGAAGAACATATACCGATTATGGCAAAAAGAATTCCGGATGTACCTGGAACGCATACTGTTTGGTACAATTCTGAAGTGGATACCATAGAAATTAAACATACAGCTCATAACAGAAAAGGATTTGCCTTAGGAGCCGTAATTGCCGCAGAATGGATTTTAGATAAAACAGGCATTTTTTCTATGAAAGATGTGTTAAACATTGGTTAA
- a CDS encoding DUF5683 domain-containing protein yields the protein MKLKEFKIKGKIKQGGIYNPLAPSKAAFYSAIFPGMGQIYNKKYWKAPIVWGALAIPAYYYQINNSDYKRFRTAYKLRKNGLVDEFNINGQLIVSTETLETAQEQLRENRDMSLLTGVILYILQIVEASVNAHLLQFNTDDNLSFRPSVISNPIRFDAPTVGLKIKYTF from the coding sequence GTGAAATTAAAAGAATTTAAAATAAAAGGAAAAATAAAGCAAGGAGGTATTTATAATCCTTTAGCCCCTTCTAAAGCAGCATTTTATTCCGCTATTTTTCCAGGAATGGGGCAAATTTATAATAAGAAATATTGGAAAGCTCCTATCGTTTGGGGAGCATTAGCGATTCCTGCTTATTATTATCAAATTAACAATAGCGACTATAAACGTTTTAGAACTGCGTATAAGTTAAGAAAAAACGGATTAGTGGATGAATTTAACATAAATGGTCAACTAATTGTTTCTACAGAAACCCTAGAAACTGCTCAAGAACAATTAAGAGAAAATAGAGATATGTCCTTATTAACAGGCGTTATACTATATATCTTACAAATTGTAGAAGCTAGTGTAAATGCACATTTATTGCAATTTAATACGGATGATAATTTATCATTTAGACCTAGTGTAATTTCAAATCCTATTCGATTTGATGCACCAACTGTAGGACTCAAAATTAAATATACTTTTTAA
- a CDS encoding ParB/RepB/Spo0J family partition protein: MAKATKKQALGRGLSALLQDTPNINTASDKNADKVVGNIIELELELIDVNPYQPRTYFDEESLRELASSIRELGVIQPITVRKLEGNKFQLVSGERRFRASKLIGNNTIPAYIRLANDQEMLEMALVENIQRKNLDPIEVALSYQRLIDEIQLTQEELSTRVGKKRSTVTNYLRLLKLDPILQTGMRDGFISMGHGRAMINVDNTEDQLAIYEKILREKLSVRQTEDLVKTLKSGVIAKPKKKVVPPYIKESVKDISDYLGHKINVTITANGKGKISIPFHSEEDFNRIKNLLK; encoded by the coding sequence ATGGCAAAAGCAACAAAAAAACAGGCTTTAGGAAGAGGATTATCTGCTTTGTTACAAGATACACCGAACATCAATACTGCATCCGATAAAAATGCAGATAAGGTTGTTGGGAACATTATTGAACTAGAGCTAGAATTAATTGATGTAAACCCATATCAGCCAAGAACTTATTTTGACGAAGAATCTTTAAGAGAGCTTGCTAGTTCTATTAGAGAGTTAGGCGTAATTCAGCCAATAACCGTAAGAAAATTAGAAGGAAATAAATTTCAATTAGTTTCTGGTGAACGACGTTTTAGAGCATCAAAATTAATAGGAAACAATACAATACCAGCTTATATAAGGCTTGCCAACGATCAAGAAATGCTAGAAATGGCCTTGGTTGAAAACATACAGCGTAAAAATTTAGACCCCATAGAAGTAGCCCTTTCTTATCAGCGTTTAATTGATGAAATTCAATTAACTCAAGAAGAATTAAGCACACGAGTTGGTAAAAAACGTTCTACAGTTACAAACTATTTGCGTTTGTTAAAATTAGATCCTATTTTACAAACAGGAATGCGTGATGGCTTTATTTCTATGGGGCATGGCCGTGCAATGATTAATGTGGACAACACTGAAGATCAGCTAGCGATTTATGAGAAAATTTTACGTGAAAAATTATCGGTAAGACAAACTGAAGATTTAGTAAAAACTCTAAAATCTGGTGTTATAGCAAAACCAAAAAAGAAAGTTGTACCACCCTACATTAAAGAAAGTGTAAAAGATATTAGCGATTATTTGGGACACAAAATCAATGTTACAATAACCGCAAACGGAAAAGGAAAAATCTCCATTCCTTTTCATTCTGAAGAAGACTTTAATCGTATTAAAAATCTTTTAAAATAA
- a CDS encoding ParA family protein, translated as MGKIIAIANQKGGVGKTTTSINLAAALGVLEKKVLLIDADPQANASSGLGIDVDAVEYGTYQVLENSIAAKDAIVKTSSPNVDIIPAHIDLVAIEIELVDKEEREYMLKKAVEKIKDQYDYILIDCAPSLGLITLNSLVAADAVIIPIQCEYFALEGLGKLLNTIKSIQNLHNSDLNIEGLLLTMFDSRLRLSNQVVDEVRKHFSSMVFDTIIRRNTRLGEAPSYGESIIAYDATSKGAVNYLNLAQELLKKNS; from the coding sequence ATGGGAAAAATAATTGCAATTGCAAATCAAAAAGGAGGAGTTGGTAAAACAACTACCAGCATTAATTTAGCAGCTGCTTTGGGTGTTTTAGAGAAAAAAGTATTATTAATTGATGCTGATCCTCAAGCAAATGCCTCTTCAGGTCTTGGCATAGATGTAGATGCTGTAGAATATGGAACTTATCAAGTTTTAGAAAACTCTATTGCTGCAAAAGATGCTATTGTAAAAACATCTTCTCCTAATGTAGATATAATCCCTGCACACATCGACTTGGTGGCAATAGAAATAGAATTGGTAGACAAGGAAGAAAGAGAGTATATGCTTAAAAAAGCGGTTGAAAAAATTAAAGATCAGTATGATTATATTTTGATTGATTGCGCACCATCATTAGGTTTAATCACTTTAAATTCTCTAGTTGCAGCAGATGCTGTGATCATTCCTATACAATGTGAGTATTTTGCGTTAGAGGGTTTAGGAAAACTACTGAATACCATAAAAAGTATTCAAAACTTACATAATTCTGATTTAAATATAGAAGGTTTACTGCTCACCATGTTCGATTCTAGATTGCGCTTATCAAACCAAGTTGTAGATGAAGTTAGAAAACATTTTTCTAGCATGGTTTTTGATACAATTATAAGAAGAAATACGCGTTTAGGAGAAGCACCAAGTTATGGCGAAAGTATAATTGCATATGATGCCACTAGTAAAGGCGCTGTAAATTATTTAAATTTAGCCCAAGAATTATTAAAAAAGAATTCGTAG